A section of the Oryza sativa Japonica Group chromosome 1, ASM3414082v1 genome encodes:
- the LOC136351084 gene encoding uncharacterized protein: MDGESPAAAAAALRLAAVARRWLENPRDSLARSREEGCGDAFNTVVMPGFRVSLAEPGRLVCSFCVPAAVADADGRWHAGAMAAAVDNLCAAVVYTADGVHRFTISQAMSFFSPAAHGEEVEMDGRVAHRKGKLTAAVVEVRRKASGELVAIGRQWMTSTRARPEKNGESRSKL, from the exons ATGGACGGcgagtcgccggcggcggcggcggcggcgctgcggctgGCCGCCGTGGCGAGGAGGTGGCTGGAGAACCCCCGGGACTCGCTGGCGAGGAGCAGAGAGGAAGGCTGCGGCGACGCGTTCAACACGGTGGTGATGCCCGGGTTCCGCGTCTCCCTCGCCGAgcccggccgcctcgtctgctcCTTCTgcgtccccgccgccgtcgcc gacgCGGACGGGAGGTGGCACGCcggggcgatggcggcggcggtggacaaCCTGTGCGCGGCGGTGGTGTACACGGCGGACGGCGTGCACAGGTTCACCATCAGCCAGGCCATGTCCTTCTTCTCCCCGGCCGCGCACGGC gaggaggtggagatggaTGGGAGGGTGGCGCACCGGAAGGGGAAGCTGACGGCCGCCGTGGTGGAGGTGCGGAGGAAGGCGTCCGGCGAGCTGGTGGCGATAGGGAGGCAGTGGATGACCTCTACTCGGGCGAGGCCGGAGAAGAATGGCGAGAGCAGGAGCAAACTCTGA
- the LOC4325880 gene encoding uncharacterized protein — protein sequence MGGSAAAAPPAPAWMAAGARRWLEEAGVAFDGSDRRAFNALPLAGARVSLAEAGRAVCSLRVTAELTDAEGNWHPGAIAAAADDVCAAAIMSVEGIIKVSVHYDISYFSPAKLHEEVELDGRVVEQKGKMTAVTVEIRKKDSGELVAIGRQWMSTTRPKKDQASSKL from the exons ATGGGCGGCagcgctgcggcggcgccgccggccccggCGTGGATGGCCGCCGGTGCCCGGAGGTGGCTGGAGGAAGCCGGCGTCGCCTTCGACGGCTCCGACCGCCGCGCCTTCAACGCGCtgcccctcgccggcgcgcgcgtctCCCTCGCCgaggccggccgcgccgtctgcTCGCTCCGCGTGACCGCCGAGCTCACG gacgcGGAGGGGAACTGGCACCCGGGGgcgatcgcggcggcggcggacgacgtgTGCGCAGCGGCGATCATGTCGGTGGAGGGCATCATCAAGGTCTCCGTCCACTACGACATCTCCTACTTCTCGCCGGCCAAGCTCCAT GAGGAAGTTGAGCTGGACGGCAGGGTGGTGGAGCAGAAAGGGAAGAtgacggcggtgacggtggaGATCCGGAAGAAGGATTCCGGCGAGCTGGTGGCGATCGGCCGGCAGTGGATGTCGACCACCAGGCCAAAGAAGGATCAAGCTAGCAGCAAGCTGTGA
- the LOC4325879 gene encoding rac-like GTP-binding protein 1, with protein MSSAAAATRFIKCVTVGDGAVGKTCMLICYTCNKFPTDYIPTVFDNFSANVSVDGSVVNLGLWDTAGQEDYSRLRPLSYRGADVFILSFSLISRASYENVQKKWMPELRRFAPGVPVVLVGTKLDLREDRAYLADHPASSIITTEQGEELRKLIGAVAYIECSSKTQRNIKAVFDTAIKVVLQPPRHKDVTRKKLQSSSNRPVRRYFCGSACFA; from the exons atgagctcggcggcggcggcgacgaggttcaTCAAGTGCGTCACCGTGGGGGACGGCGCGGTGGGGAAGACGTGCATGCTCATCTGCTACACCTGCAACAAGTTCCCCACC GATTACATCCCCACCGTGTTCGACAACTTCAGCGCCAATGTCTCCGTGGACGGGAGCGTCGTCAACCTCGGCCTCTGGGACACTGCAG GTCAGGAGGATTACAGCAGGTTGAGGCCTCTGAGCTACAGGGGAGCCGATGTGTTCATCCTGTCCTTCTCCCTGATAAGCAGGGCGAGCTATGAGAATGTTCAGAAGAAG TGGATGCCAGAGCTTCGCCGGTTTGCGCCTGGTGTTCCTGTAGTTCTTGTTGGAACCAAGTTGG ATCTCCGTGAAGATAGGGCCTATCTTGCTGATCATCCAGCTTCTTCCATAATAACAACGGAGCAG GGAGAAGAACTGAGGAAGCTAATAGGAGCGGTCGCCTACATCGAATGCAGCTCCAAGACACAGAGA AACATTAAAGCTGTTTTCGACACTGCCATCAAAGTGGTGCTTCAACCTCCAAGACATAAGGATGTAACCAGAAAGAAACTCCAATCAAGCTCCAATCGGCCAGTAAG GCGGTACTTTTGCGGAAGCGCTTGTTTCGCGTAG
- the LOC4325882 gene encoding putative E3 ubiquitin-protein ligase LIN, producing the protein MAGPTPTYSSVVAHTAAFLAELIADPLLRRHLLSAAAAAGGVGRKQRQHPAATLQALSLVSDALDTAASAPPSLSSLRAAERLLLSLPVATPLSCLLLALASASRRRGGAAAAAAAAVLDLFALDPALARHELAPAAFEALFAPRLLPVMRHFAARRASTAAAAAEAASHRGEDGSVETAAMSAMRVLSLMSGAQAQEMRDLEREYEKVLDANCIAYALYLKKILETGDAAKETYSPPPPPPELVFGVGDDDQDGDVDDETTAETDETVSSQNDVRYNPIWADADEAADLYPRQGSGKGWRELMRPPSLYPQRVPPHLIVQQQQSSPSPTGRGSPVARLRAGHSPATPSSDVSMEDSPSSSELLAGREEKHTASPLSRPAGRARPRGEEDDDDDVAAMLSPEHASSVMGGDGGGDVARRPVVATPKDFVCPITSQVFDDPVTLETGQTYERRAIQEWLDRGNATCPITRHRLHGAHLPSTNYVLKRLIAAWRDQNPAASSSAPTPPPPATTTMDSPAAAAPFKISSPSPDATVSQASAPSPTSVIAQASLDSAVGELRAAVSCLCTSEELADSERSVLRIERLWREAAGAEHVVLAALAKPAVVNGFVEILFNSVSAQVLQVAVFLLAELASRDDAVVQTLTRVDSDVDCLVALFKKGLVEAVSLIHLLSPSPEQLVEMDMADALVATIRRGGGDDDGGAVVKMCVKPKAASVILLSQILVEGGRDSSSPAVAKSALVSERFIRSVAASLEAEQVEERVAAVRILLRCVAEDGHCRSSIVENSALAAVLDAFHVVGDADKFDIVRLLSELLKLKRRSAADRLLRTIKEASSFSMMHTLLVYLQSTTPEQSPVVAGLLLQLDLLVEPRKISMYREEAVDSLIQCLKNSDYPRSQLLAAETIMNLSGKFSSSGRPLSRSSLLKLARVKERHRPSHDLSISRGAGEDEMEEEKAAAEWERKAAYALVSHEFGLVFEALSGCLAAAKNGELFTASLVSAAWLVRMLPLLPDTGVLGAARVCLLRQLVLVLRSGKHGSDRALAMVALRSFMNDREGMHEITTYIKDVLRTLRELKKSSGLAFEMLKLLSDGQESSIDMWNHKELNHADCSSNGEVTSIAYFKGYIFSGHSDGTLKVWEGSENILRLVHESQEHTKAITSLAVLHSEEKLFSGSLDRTIRVWQLRDALRCVEVHDAKDPVQSLAVAAAMACFAPQGSGVKVLSWNNGGGAKVLNASKVVRSMALVHGKLFCGCNDGGVQEIDLASGTIGVIQQGSKRIIGKASPIYSLHLHGDLLYTGSTSLDGASVKIWSSSNYSLVGTIPSSVEVRSLVVSSDLVYLGSRNGVVEIWSREKLTRIGALQAGGGGGSGRVQCMAVDADGDVIVVGTSDGRIQAWGLT; encoded by the exons ATGGCGGGGCCGACGCCGACGTACTCGTCGGTGGTGGCGCACACAGCGGCGTTCCTCGCGGAGCTCATCGCCGACCCGCTCCTCCGGCGACAcctgctctccgccgccgcggcggcgggcggcgtggggcGGAAGCAGCGGCAGCACCCGGCGGCGACGCTGCAGGCGCTGTCGCTCGTGTCGGACGCGCTCGACACCGCcgcgtccgcgccgccgtcgctgtcctccctccgcgccgccgagcgGCTGCTGCTGTCGCTCCCCGTCGCGACCCCTTTGTCGtgcctcctcctcgcgctcgcgtccgcctcgcgccgccgcggcggggcggcggcggcggcggcggccgcggtgcTGGACCTCTTCGCGCTCGACCCGGCGCTCGCGCGGCACGAGCTCGCGCCGGCGGCCTTCGAGGCGCTCTtcgcgccgcgcctcctccccgtCATGCGCCActtcgccgcgcgccgcgcgtccaccgccgccgccgcggcggaggcggcgtcccATCGCGGCGAGGACGGGTCCGTGGAGACCGCCGCGATGTCGGCGATGAGGGTTCTCTCCCTGATGAGCGGCGCCCAGGCGCAGGAGATGAGGGACCTGGAGCGCGAGTACGAGAAGGTGCTCGACGCGAACTGCATAGCGTACGCGCTCTACCTAAAGAAGATCCTTGAaaccggcgacgcggcgaaggAGACGtactccccgccgccaccgcctccagaGCTCGTATTCGGCGTCGGAGACGACGACCaggacggcgacgtcgacgacgagaccACGGCGGAGACCGACGAGACCGTCAGCTCGCAGAACGACGTACGGTACAAC CCGATCTGGGCggacgccgacgaggcggccgaCCTGTAcccgcggcagggcagcggcaAGGGGTGGAGGGAGCTGATGCGGCCGCCGAGCCTGTACCCGCAGCGCGTGCCGCCGCACCTCatagtgcagcagcagcagtcgtcgccgtcgccgaccggcAGAGGAAGCCCGGTGGCGAGGCTGCGCGCCGGGCactcgccggcgacgccttcTTCCGACGTCAGCATGGAggactccccctcctcctccgagcTCCTCGCCGGCAGAGAG GAAAAGCACACGGCCTCGCCGCTGTCACGGCCTGCAGGCAGAGCGCGTCCACgcggcgaggaagacgacgacgacgacgtcgccgccaTGCTCTCTCCGGAGCACGCGAG TTCTGTgatgggcggcgacggcggcggcgacgtggcgcggcggccggtggtggcgacgccCAAGGACTTCGTGTGCCCGATCACGAGCCAGGTGTTCGACGACCCCGTCACGCTCGAGACCGGGCAGACGTACGAGCGCCGCGCCATCCAGGAGTGGCTCGACCGCGGCAACGCCACCTGCCCCAtcacgcgccaccgcctccacggCGCCCACCTCCCCAGCACCAACTACGTCCTCAAGCGCCTCATCGCCGCCTGGCGCGACCAgaaccccgccgcctcctcctccgcgcccacgccgccgccgccggcgacgacgacgatggatagccccgccgccgcggccccgtTCAAGatcagctcgccgtcgccggacgcCACCGTGAGCCAGGCcagcgcgccgtcgccgaccagCGTCATCGCGCAGGCGTCCCTCGACAGCGCAGTCGGCGAGCTCCGCGCCGCGGTGTCCTGCCTCTGCACGTCGGAGGAGCTCGCCGACTCGGAGAGGTCGGTGCTCCGGATCGAGCGGCTATGGCGCGAGGCCGCCGGTGCCGAGcacgtcgtcctcgccgcgctcgccaaGCCCGCCGTCGTCAACGGCTTCGTGGAGATCCTCTTCAACTCCGTGAGCGCGCAGGTGCTCCAGGtggccgtcttcctcctcgccgagcTCGCCTCCCGCGACGACGCCGTCGTGCAGACGCTGACGAGGGTGGACTCCGACGTGGACTGCCTCGTCGCGCTCTTCAAGAAGGGCCTCGTCGAGGCCGTCTCGCTCAtccacctcctctccccctcgccGGAGCAGCTTGTCGAGATGGACATGGCCGACGCGCTGGTCGCCACcatccggcgaggcggcggcgacgacgacggcggcgcggtggtcaAGATGTGCGTCAAGCCGAAGGCCGCGTCGGTGATCCTCCTGAGTCAGATCCTCGTCGAAGGCGGCCGGGacagctcgtcgccggcggtggccaagTCCGCCCTGGTCTCCGAGAGGTTCATCaggagcgtggcggcgagcTTGGAAGCCGagcaggtggaggagagggtCGCCGCCGTGAGGATCCTACTGCGGTGCGTCGCCGAGGACGGCCATTGCCGGAGCAGCATCGTCGAGAACtcggccctcgccgccgtcctcgacgCGTTCCacgtcgtcggcgacgccgaCAAGTTCGACATCGTGCGGCTCCTCTCCGAACTGCTCAAGCTCAAACG GCGATCAGCTGCTGATCGTCTTCTTCGGACGATCAAGGAGGCGAGCTCCTTCAGCATGATGCACACGCTTCTCGTGTACCTGCAATCCACGACACCGGAGCAGAGCCCTGTCGTTGCAGGGCTACTTCTTCAGCTAGATCTCCTA GTGGAGCCGAGGAAGATCAGCATGTACAGGGAGGAAGCAGTGGACAGCCTCATCCAGTGCCTCAAGAACTCGGATTACCCGAGAAGCCAGCTGCTCGCCGCCGAGACTATCATGAATCTCTCCGGCAAGTTCTCCTCGTCGGGCCGGCCACTCTCACGCTCATCGCTGCTTAAGCTTGCCAGGGTGAAAGAGAGGCACCGGCCGTCGCACGATCTCAGCATTTctcgcggcgccggcgaggacgaaATG gaggaagagaaggcggcggcggagtgggaGAGGAAGGCGGCGTACGCGCTGGTCAGCCATGAGTTCGGGCTGGTGTTCGAGGCGCTGTCGGGGTGCCTCGCGGCGGCCAAGAACGGCGAGCTGTTCACGGCGAGCCTCGTGTCGGCGGCATGGCTGGTCCGCatgctccccctcctccccgacACCGGCGTGCTCGGCGCCGCCAGGGTGTGCCTGCTCCGGCAGCTCGTGCTCGTCCTCCGGTCAGGCAAGCACGGCAGCGACAGGGCCCTCGCCATGGTGGCCCTCAGGAGCTTCATGAACGATCGCG AGGGGATGCACGAGATCACGACGTACATCAAGGACGTGCTCAGGACGCTCAGGGAGCTGAAGAAATCGTCCGGCCTCGCGTTCGAGATGCTCAAGCTGCTGTCAGATGGACAAGAATCCAGCATT GATATGTGGAATCACAAGGAGCTCAATCACGCAGACTGCAGCTCGAATGGTGAGGTCACATCGATCGCCTACTTCAAGGGCTACATCTTCTCCGGCCACTCTGATGGAACACTAAAG GTCTGGGAGGGAAGTGAGAATATCCTTCGCCTAGTCCATGAATCCCAAGAACACACGAAAGCAATCACCAGCTTAGCAGTGCTACACTCAGAGGAGAAACTGTTCAGTGGATCACTGGATAGAACTATCAGA GTGTGGCAGCTCCGAGACGCCCTCCGGTGCGTCGAGGTCCACGACGCCAAGGACCCGGTTCagagcctcgccgtcgccgccgccatggcctgcTTCGCGCCGCAGGGCTCCGGCGTCAAG GTGCTAAGCTGGAACAATGGTGGCGGCGCCAAGGTCCTGAACGCGAGCAAGGTGGTGAGATCCATGGCGCTGGTGCACGGGAAGCTCTTCTGCGGCtgcaacgacggcggcgtgcaggAGATCGACCTGGCGAGCGGGACGATCGGCGTGATCCAGCAAGGGAGCAAGAGGATCATCGGCAAGGCCAGCCCGATCTACTCTCTGCATCTTCACGGCGACCTCCTCTACACCGGCAGCACCTCGCTCGACGGCGCATCAGTCAAG ATATGGAGCAGCTCGAACTACAGCCTGGTCGGGACGATACCGTCGTCGGTGGAGGTGAGGTCGCTGGTGGTGAGCTCGGACCTGGTGTACCTCGGCTCCAGGAATGGCGTCGTGGAGATCTGGTCGAGGGAGAAGCTGACCAGGATCGGCGCTCtccaggccggcggcggcggcggcagcggccgggtCCAGTGCAtggccgtcgacgccgacggcgatgTCATCGTCGTCGGGACATCGGACGGCAGAATTCAG GCTTGGGGATTGACTTGA